The genomic window GTGGTGCGGGAACCGGCCGACGGGACGTTGACGGCCGCCTTCGCGGTCCGCGGCTTCCCGTCGTTCCTGCTGGTCGAGCCGGGCGGCATGGTGCTCGCGAGCGGCCTGGCGATGAGTGAACTGCCCGTGCACGCCACGGCATGAGGCCGCTGCTGCGGGCCCAGCGTTACGTCTGGCAGGCCTCGCCGGTCCGGTTGCTCGCCCGGATCCTGCTGGTGGTGGCCGCGGGACTGGTTCCGGTGGCGCTGGCGTGGCTGACCAGGACGGTGCTGGACCGGATCGGTGATCCGTCGGCGCCGCTGCTGGCCCCGGCCCTGGCACTGGCCTGCGCCGGGGTGGCCGCGGCCATGCTGCCGCAGCTCAACGGCTACCTCGGTAGCCAGATCACCCGCACTGTCACGCTCGCGGCCAAAGATCGGCTGTTCGGGGCGATCGGGCGGCTTCGCGGGCTGGCCCGGTTCGAGGACGCCGCGTTCCACGACCGGCTGCGGATGGCGACGCACGGAACGAGCGGTCCGGCCGATCTGGTCAGCAGTGTCCTCGGCGCCGGTCAAGGAGCGCTGACGATCGTGGGGTTCCTGGGCACCCTGGCGGTACTGAACCCGTGGATGGCGCTGGTGGTGGTGGCCGGGGCGGTGCCGACTCTGCGGGCCGAGCTGACACTGAGCCGGGACCGCGCCCGGGTCGACTTCGCGTTGAGTGCGGCCGGGCGCCGGGAGATCTTCTATGCCGATCTGCTGACCAGCGTACGGGCGATCAAGGAAGTTCGGCTCTTCGGTCTGGGTGGTCTGTTCCGGGGCCGGATGCTGACCGAGTTGCGGGCGATCGACGCCGGGCAGCGCGGAGCGGACCGGCGGGAGCTGCTGGCCCAGGCACTGCTCGGGGTGACCGGTGCGGTGATCGCCGGCGGCGGGCTGGTGTGGGCGGTGGTGGCGGCACGGCAGGGCCGGCTCAGTGTCGGTGACGTGGCGGTGTTCGTCGCGGCGGTCGCCGGGGTGCAGGGGGCGCTGGCGACGGTGTTCAGCACGGCCGGGCGGGGTCATCACGCGATGCTGATGTTCGGCCACTACTGCGCGGTGGTCGACAGTGAGCCGGATCTGCCGCCGCCGGCGTCCGGGCAGGTTACGCCGGTGCCGGAGCTGCGGCACGGGATCGAGCTGACCGATGTGTGGTTCCGGTACCGGGACGATCTGCCGTGGGTGCTGGCCGGGGTGGACGTGGTCATTCCGGCCGGCCGGGCGACCGCGCTGGTCGGGCTGAACGGGGCTGGC from Actinoplanes derwentensis includes these protein-coding regions:
- a CDS encoding ABC transporter ATP-binding protein, producing the protein MRPLLRAQRYVWQASPVRLLARILLVVAAGLVPVALAWLTRTVLDRIGDPSAPLLAPALALACAGVAAAMLPQLNGYLGSQITRTVTLAAKDRLFGAIGRLRGLARFEDAAFHDRLRMATHGTSGPADLVSSVLGAGQGALTIVGFLGTLAVLNPWMALVVVAGAVPTLRAELTLSRDRARVDFALSAAGRREIFYADLLTSVRAIKEVRLFGLGGLFRGRMLTELRAIDAGQRGADRRELLAQALLGVTGAVIAGGGLVWAVVAARQGRLSVGDVAVFVAAVAGVQGALATVFSTAGRGHHAMLMFGHYCAVVDSEPDLPPPASGQVTPVPELRHGIELTDVWFRYRDDLPWVLAGVDVVIPAGRATALVGLNGAGKSTLVKLLCRFYDPTRGSITWDGVDLRDFEVDELRRRMSVVFQDFMEYELSAAENIAVGDLTALDDGGERVTEAARRAGCDPFLRELPHGYDTLLTRIFLDAADRDDPRTGVVLSGGQWQRVALARALVRTHGDLLILDEPSAGLDAEAEHQVHERLRDHRRGRTSLLISHRMSTIRQADTIVVLGAGAVVERGGHDELITAGGEYARLFALQAAGYRKAVEVS